A genomic stretch from Nitrospira defluvii includes:
- a CDS encoding AlbA family DNA-binding domain-containing protein, whose protein sequence is MDKPPSEWTEQDLLSLIQSGAEEQTDLEYKRGDALTSNVKAKNEISKDVSALANGAGGVIVYGMVEEQHTPRQLDGVDPAQVTKEWLEQVINGRVRPRLAGVYINLVALTASAPGKVAYVVSVPQAPTAHQAADKRYYKRFNFESVPMEDYEIRDIMNRMKHPLIIPSFSRRFIDRKATVCEYALNISLVNKGAVSTHDVKAVFTVPRTVSKVVKGFDKQRIIEIPSRLFGNQWFENPLTAVGRVIFPEDDWELTNGKDRDFVLIVDTSRIDMNETREPILLWKTYADDMPPQSGQVMLGEIPSVGGQ, encoded by the coding sequence ATGGATAAGCCACCGTCAGAATGGACGGAGCAGGATCTACTCTCGCTGATTCAGAGTGGCGCAGAGGAACAGACCGACCTCGAATATAAGCGGGGCGACGCACTGACCAGCAACGTGAAGGCGAAGAATGAGATTAGTAAGGACGTTTCGGCGTTGGCTAACGGTGCAGGCGGCGTAATTGTCTACGGCATGGTGGAAGAGCAACATACTCCACGCCAATTGGACGGGGTCGATCCGGCGCAGGTCACAAAGGAGTGGCTTGAGCAGGTCATCAACGGCCGGGTACGTCCTCGGTTAGCTGGAGTCTACATAAATCTAGTTGCGCTCACTGCCTCCGCTCCGGGAAAGGTGGCCTATGTCGTAAGCGTTCCACAGGCACCGACGGCCCATCAAGCGGCGGACAAGAGATACTACAAGCGATTCAACTTTGAATCTGTACCGATGGAAGACTATGAGATCCGCGACATCATGAATCGCATGAAACACCCTCTTATCATCCCTTCCTTCTCGCGAAGATTCATAGATCGCAAGGCAACTGTGTGCGAATATGCACTGAACATCTCACTTGTTAATAAGGGAGCAGTGTCTACCCATGATGTGAAGGCAGTTTTCACCGTTCCAAGAACCGTATCCAAAGTCGTGAAGGGCTTTGATAAGCAGCGCATCATCGAAATACCTTCTCGTCTGTTCGGGAATCAATGGTTCGAGAATCCGTTGACCGCGGTCGGGCGTGTCATTTTTCCAGAAGATGATTGGGAGCTTACCAACGGAAAGGATCGAGACTTCGTCCTAATCGTGGACACAAGCCGCATTGATATGAATGAGACCAGGGAGCCCATTCTACTCTGGAAAACCTATGCCGATGACATGCCACCGCAGTCCGGGCAAGTGATGCTGGGTGAAATACCATCCGTAGGCGGCCAATGA
- a CDS encoding SHOCT domain-containing protein: MMDRFTDCGWIPMMGFGLLSMVLFWTVLIFGGLFVARWLMGQGFGRREDSALEILKKRYARGEISKQEFEERKRDLLM; the protein is encoded by the coding sequence ATGATGGACCGATTCACGGATTGTGGCTGGATCCCCATGATGGGCTTTGGCTTGCTAAGCATGGTGCTCTTCTGGACCGTCTTGATTTTCGGTGGCCTCTTCGTCGCCCGATGGCTGATGGGACAAGGGTTCGGCCGTCGTGAAGACTCCGCATTGGAAATTCTCAAGAAACGGTATGCCCGCGGGGAGATCAGTAAGCAGGAGTTTGAGGAGCGAAAACGGGACTTACTTATGTAA
- a CDS encoding Eco57I restriction-modification methylase domain-containing protein, translating to MPLDPTRTRQHLAACDFRRLFIEELGWDTHSATIEIPIDGQPFTLSAVAQKRGMVAFHCRATGQKGIPDYSIRRKIDRQLTKSAQEHLIIYTDPSNSAQVWQWVKREVGKPTACREHTYHRNQPGDALIQKLQGIVFSLEEEEQLSLVEVTTRARAAFDVERVTKRFYDTFQKEHTAFLKFLKGIPDEDLQRWYASVMLNRLMFVYFIQKKGFLDDNRDYLRIKLNESQARGRDRFYRDFLCALFFEGFAKKDTDRGATVNRLLGKVPYLNGGLFLRHQIEEQHGKDIQVADAAFARLFGFFEQYHWHLDERPLRRDDEINPDVLGYIFEKYINQKQMGAYYTKEDITGYISQNTVIPFLFDAARQKCKIAFEGNQSVWRPLQLDPDRYIYEPVKKGVVLELPPEIASGLKDISNRTEWNKAAPSDYSLPTEIWREVVARRARYLEVRKKLADGEIRDVNQFITYNLDIRQFAQDVIENSEGPELLRAFYHAIEKVTVLDPTCGSGAFLFAALNILEPLYEACLDRMEVFLDELTRSGTKHLPEKFNDFRKILDRVASHPNRRYFILKSIILNNLYGVDIMEEAVEICKLRLFLKLVAQVEKVEQIEPLPDIDFNIRAGNTLVGYARLEDLKKSMEGDWVRLQSLPTIEENAEIADRAFQKFHEMQTEHGMEAKDFAEAKEELRRRLQTLEDELNRYLANEYGVEASKRASYAKWLASHKPFHWFIEFYRIMKSGGFDVIIGNPPYVEMHKVTTYSLIGYVTKECGNLYPPCVERSSALLRNTGSFSMIVPLSGFSTDRMEPYQDYVWNRYGQQLHISYYSGDAHPSVMFNGVKYRLCIVIGGPQYTGSAKVQTTEYLRWYADERPYLFAKIAYSECGFPNGFLRFAKLGSRLAAKVLGKIVSKQLTMNIYFSDSGPGHVTYHRSPVFWIRSMDFEPYFKSAVKERSTDHLKDLYLKREEHAKRLGAILNSTLFYFWFTSQGNCRNIAGPDIENFPIGDLNSPALKHLEPLFNKLMKDLQRHSRRRIYNYEASGQVEYDEFYPDRSKPIIDEIDRVLAKHYGFTDEELDFIINYDGKYRMGQDAGSDDGE from the coding sequence ATGCCGCTCGACCCTACTCGAACTCGCCAACACCTCGCCGCTTGTGATTTTCGACGTCTTTTCATAGAAGAACTCGGTTGGGACACGCATTCTGCAACCATCGAGATACCGATCGACGGCCAGCCGTTTACCCTTAGCGCCGTCGCTCAGAAGCGCGGCATGGTTGCGTTCCACTGTCGTGCAACTGGCCAGAAGGGAATTCCTGACTACTCGATACGCCGCAAAATCGACCGCCAGCTCACCAAGTCCGCTCAAGAACATCTCATCATTTACACCGATCCATCCAACTCCGCTCAAGTATGGCAGTGGGTGAAGCGCGAGGTGGGCAAACCGACGGCCTGTCGGGAACATACCTACCATCGCAATCAACCGGGAGACGCCCTCATCCAAAAGCTCCAGGGCATCGTCTTTTCCCTGGAGGAGGAGGAGCAACTCAGTCTGGTGGAAGTAACCACGCGGGCGCGAGCGGCCTTCGACGTGGAGCGCGTCACAAAGCGGTTCTACGATACGTTCCAGAAAGAACACACGGCATTCCTAAAGTTTCTCAAAGGCATTCCAGACGAGGACCTGCAGCGATGGTACGCCTCCGTCATGCTCAACCGGTTGATGTTCGTCTACTTCATTCAGAAAAAGGGCTTTCTCGACGACAACCGAGACTACCTGCGGATCAAATTGAACGAGTCGCAGGCCCGAGGGAGGGACCGATTCTACAGAGACTTTCTCTGCGCGCTGTTCTTCGAAGGCTTCGCCAAAAAGGATACCGATCGCGGAGCAACCGTGAACCGATTGCTGGGCAAGGTGCCTTACCTCAACGGAGGTCTGTTTCTACGCCATCAGATTGAAGAGCAGCACGGCAAAGACATTCAGGTGGCCGATGCCGCGTTTGCCAGACTCTTCGGCTTCTTCGAACAGTACCACTGGCACCTCGATGAGCGCCCGCTCCGCCGGGATGACGAAATCAATCCCGACGTGCTTGGTTATATCTTTGAGAAGTACATCAACCAGAAGCAGATGGGCGCCTATTATACGAAGGAAGACATCACCGGCTACATCAGCCAAAACACGGTAATTCCGTTCCTCTTCGATGCCGCGCGGCAGAAGTGCAAGATCGCCTTCGAAGGCAATCAATCCGTTTGGCGCCCGCTCCAGCTCGACCCAGACCGCTACATCTATGAGCCGGTGAAGAAGGGAGTCGTTCTCGAGCTCCCTCCTGAAATTGCTTCCGGCCTGAAAGATATCTCGAATCGGACGGAATGGAACAAAGCCGCGCCCTCAGACTATTCCCTGCCAACGGAAATTTGGCGTGAAGTCGTCGCCCGCCGTGCGCGATACCTAGAGGTGCGCAAAAAACTCGCGGACGGCGAAATTCGAGATGTCAACCAGTTCATTACCTACAACCTCGATATCAGGCAGTTTGCGCAGGATGTCATCGAAAATTCCGAAGGTCCGGAACTGCTGCGGGCCTTTTACCATGCGATTGAAAAGGTCACGGTGCTCGATCCGACTTGCGGCTCTGGAGCCTTCCTCTTTGCTGCACTCAATATCCTTGAACCGCTCTACGAAGCTTGCCTGGACCGGATGGAAGTGTTCCTAGACGAGCTCACGCGCTCGGGCACCAAGCACCTCCCGGAGAAGTTCAACGACTTTCGGAAAATTCTTGATCGGGTCGCGAGTCATCCCAACCGTCGTTACTTCATCCTGAAATCCATCATCCTCAACAATCTCTATGGCGTGGACATCATGGAAGAGGCCGTCGAGATCTGCAAACTTCGTCTCTTCCTCAAACTTGTGGCGCAAGTCGAGAAGGTGGAGCAGATCGAGCCGCTACCGGACATCGACTTTAATATCCGTGCGGGTAATACGTTGGTTGGATACGCCAGGCTTGAAGATTTGAAGAAGTCCATGGAAGGGGACTGGGTACGCCTTCAATCCCTCCCGACCATAGAAGAAAACGCCGAGATTGCCGACAGGGCGTTTCAGAAGTTCCACGAGATGCAGACTGAGCACGGCATGGAGGCGAAAGACTTCGCCGAGGCCAAGGAGGAGCTACGTAGGCGACTCCAGACGCTTGAGGACGAACTCAATCGCTATCTTGCCAACGAGTATGGTGTCGAGGCTTCAAAGCGCGCTTCCTATGCGAAGTGGCTTGCCTCCCACAAGCCTTTCCACTGGTTCATAGAATTTTACCGCATTATGAAAAGCGGGGGGTTCGATGTGATTATCGGCAATCCGCCCTACGTGGAGATGCACAAAGTTACGACCTACAGCCTTATTGGCTACGTAACTAAAGAGTGTGGCAACCTTTACCCGCCATGTGTGGAGCGCAGTTCTGCTCTGTTAAGGAATACAGGAAGCTTCAGCATGATCGTTCCCTTGAGCGGCTTCTCGACTGATCGCATGGAGCCCTACCAAGATTACGTTTGGAATCGATACGGGCAACAACTACACATTTCCTACTATAGTGGAGATGCTCACCCTTCTGTCATGTTCAATGGAGTAAAGTACCGCCTGTGCATCGTTATTGGCGGACCGCAGTACACAGGTTCGGCAAAGGTCCAGACCACTGAGTACTTGCGATGGTATGCGGACGAGAGGCCTTACCTGTTCGCAAAGATAGCTTACTCAGAATGTGGATTCCCAAATGGTTTCTTAAGATTTGCAAAACTCGGAAGTAGGTTGGCTGCCAAGGTGCTTGGCAAGATCGTCAGCAAACAACTTACTATGAACATTTATTTCTCCGATTCGGGGCCAGGTCATGTCACGTATCATAGAAGTCCTGTGTTCTGGATTAGATCCATGGACTTCGAACCGTACTTTAAGTCTGCCGTTAAGGAGAGATCAACCGATCATCTTAAGGACTTGTATCTCAAGAGGGAAGAGCACGCAAAGCGACTTGGCGCCATTTTGAATAGCACTCTCTTTTACTTTTGGTTTACGAGCCAAGGAAATTGTAGAAACATCGCTGGCCCAGATATAGAGAACTTCCCCATCGGAGATCTGAACTCACCAGCGCTCAAACATCTCGAACCTCTCTTCAACAAACTGATGAAAGATCTCCAGCGGCATTCACGAAGACGCATTTATAACTACGAGGCATCGGGACAAGTTGAGTATGATGAGTTTTATCCCGACAGATCAAAGCCCATCATCGACGAGATAGACCGCGTGCTCGCGAAGCACTACGGCTTCACGGATGAAGAACTGGACTTCATCATCAACTACGACGGCAAGTACCGTATGGGTCAGGATGCTGGGTCTGATGATGGAGAATAA
- a CDS encoding gamma-glutamylcyclotransferase family protein yields MPLYLCQGACSSEKSFCECKSELKGSHRRILRYYFAYGSNLDTGRLEHRVGRKNVECRLARLDGYRLSFDKPADDGSGYAMVVPDEGHAVHGVLYALQDHELDKLDKHEGVHKKQYVRRTITVKTHDVEPISAECYFAVSPSSRLRPGRVYLDLIIKGAKEHNLPHGYIEWLQTVAVFDE; encoded by the coding sequence TTGCCTTTGTATCTATGCCAAGGAGCTTGCTCGTCTGAAAAGAGCTTCTGTGAATGTAAGAGCGAACTGAAAGGTTCCCATCGGCGTATACTGCGCTACTATTTCGCATACGGCTCGAATCTTGATACAGGACGCTTGGAGCACCGCGTCGGGAGGAAGAACGTCGAGTGTAGGCTTGCTCGGCTCGATGGATACCGGCTTTCTTTTGACAAGCCTGCCGATGATGGCTCTGGCTACGCGATGGTGGTTCCCGATGAAGGTCACGCTGTCCATGGAGTTTTGTACGCATTGCAAGATCATGAATTAGACAAGCTCGACAAACATGAGGGCGTTCACAAGAAACAGTACGTACGACGAACGATCACGGTCAAAACCCATGACGTGGAGCCGATCTCGGCTGAGTGCTATTTCGCGGTCAGCCCATCTTCTAGACTGCGTCCCGGCCGAGTCTACCTCGATCTGATAATCAAAGGCGCAAAGGAGCACAACCTGCCGCACGGATACATCGAATGGTTACAAACTGTCGCTGTGTTCGACGAGTGA
- a CDS encoding KAP family P-loop NTPase fold protein — protein sequence MLGLMMENNPEKSQRTKHEFSADRPISSIEEDLLGRAPFAKSLASAIKGWQGNESLVVAMYGPWGSGKSSVKNMVLQTLRLAETNCPLIIEFNPWQWSGQDQLAEAFFQEIGLLLGRSDGSEDGKRRAAKWRTYGTYLTLGASLAKSLKTILPILGLPGSGIADMLSKGMEQSATVAQEGSKGVEDQAVVQQQTLAEIKKELSDSLKELERPILVVLDDIDRLTPEEIRLLFQLVKANADFPNVVYLLLFQRDIVERSLDSSPAVSGQEFLEKIVQVGFDIPRIERTRLEKVLFAGLDELLTDGDVGKRFDQTRWGNLFLGGLRPYFQTLRDVYRYLASLSFHVSLFRSTGSFEVNPVDLIALEVLRVFEPVVYRRLPEAKLELTNLRDRAHDSHDENERTRKLIESIVEAASQPGQVREIVKELFPPVEWVFNGSMYGHDFKEEWFRELRLCHPDVFDRYFHLAIPEGDISQAELDRVLSLVGNREGLVVEFRALNKRSLLGVALDRLEAYKQKIDLQHAVSFITALFDIGDELPEDRGGFFSISPDTHASRIIYWYLKQEMDIGRRGAILKEAMKATTGLYLPIRIASLEGNEEKRKKDPDAFNVTDADLDALHHICVEKIEQAAGSGILTSHRNMLSILYCWDKWASHEKPRQWVEKLIDSKEGVLSFLTACLHRSTSHGMGDYVSQEHWRINLTNIEDFVPVGTLERKVAEISPDGLSDKEKSAVKAFQKAIKRRRDGKPDDGHWADDEDEG from the coding sequence ATGCTGGGTCTGATGATGGAGAATAACCCCGAAAAGAGCCAGCGCACGAAACATGAATTCTCAGCCGATCGGCCTATCAGCTCTATTGAGGAAGACCTCCTGGGCCGTGCTCCGTTTGCGAAATCCCTAGCCTCCGCCATCAAAGGCTGGCAGGGCAATGAGAGCCTGGTCGTTGCCATGTATGGACCTTGGGGCTCGGGGAAATCTTCGGTAAAAAACATGGTCCTGCAAACGCTCCGTTTGGCCGAGACGAACTGTCCCCTGATCATTGAGTTCAATCCATGGCAATGGTCAGGCCAAGATCAACTGGCAGAGGCGTTCTTTCAAGAAATCGGTCTGTTATTGGGCCGATCGGACGGAAGCGAAGACGGGAAACGACGTGCGGCCAAGTGGCGAACCTATGGAACCTACCTCACCCTCGGCGCCTCTCTCGCCAAATCACTTAAGACCATCTTGCCAATACTTGGACTGCCCGGTTCGGGAATCGCAGACATGCTTTCCAAAGGGATGGAGCAATCTGCGACCGTGGCGCAAGAAGGCTCAAAAGGAGTCGAGGACCAAGCGGTCGTGCAACAGCAGACATTGGCTGAGATAAAGAAAGAGCTTTCTGACTCCCTGAAAGAACTCGAAAGGCCAATCCTCGTGGTGTTGGATGATATCGATCGCCTCACACCTGAAGAAATACGACTCCTCTTCCAACTCGTCAAAGCTAATGCTGACTTTCCAAACGTGGTCTATCTCCTTCTGTTCCAACGCGACATCGTGGAGCGTAGTTTGGATTCATCGCCAGCCGTCAGTGGACAAGAATTCCTTGAGAAAATAGTACAGGTGGGATTCGATATCCCACGTATTGAGCGAACACGCCTGGAGAAAGTCCTATTCGCGGGCCTCGACGAACTACTAACCGATGGGGATGTGGGCAAGCGGTTCGACCAGACGCGCTGGGGCAACCTATTCCTTGGAGGCCTTCGCCCCTACTTCCAAACGCTACGGGATGTGTACCGCTATCTGGCCTCCCTCTCTTTTCACGTTTCGCTGTTTCGGAGCACGGGCAGCTTTGAAGTGAACCCAGTGGACCTTATCGCGCTGGAAGTGCTCCGCGTCTTTGAGCCAGTCGTTTACCGGAGGCTTCCCGAGGCTAAGTTAGAGCTGACGAACCTTCGCGACCGCGCGCATGATTCGCACGACGAAAACGAGCGAACGAGAAAACTCATTGAGTCCATAGTCGAAGCGGCCTCACAACCCGGCCAGGTCCGCGAGATAGTCAAAGAACTCTTCCCGCCGGTTGAATGGGTATTCAACGGATCCATGTATGGCCATGACTTTAAGGAGGAGTGGTTTAGGGAGCTGCGTCTCTGCCACCCCGATGTGTTCGACCGGTATTTCCATCTCGCAATTCCTGAGGGAGACATTTCCCAAGCGGAGCTAGATCGGGTACTGTCCCTCGTTGGTAATCGTGAAGGCCTAGTCGTAGAATTCCGTGCGCTTAACAAGCGTAGCCTGTTAGGCGTCGCACTGGACCGTCTTGAAGCCTACAAGCAGAAAATCGACCTGCAACACGCCGTATCGTTTATCACCGCGCTGTTCGATATCGGCGACGAACTGCCAGAAGATCGAGGTGGCTTCTTTTCAATTTCCCCAGACACGCATGCGTCCCGCATCATCTACTGGTACTTGAAACAGGAGATGGACATAGGCAGACGCGGGGCTATCCTCAAGGAGGCCATGAAAGCCACGACGGGTCTGTACCTTCCGATAAGGATCGCTTCCCTCGAAGGTAACGAAGAGAAGCGAAAGAAGGACCCTGATGCTTTTAATGTGACTGACGCTGATTTGGACGCACTGCACCATATCTGTGTGGAAAAGATTGAACAAGCCGCAGGCTCCGGAATCCTGACAAGCCATCGCAACATGCTTAGCATCCTTTATTGCTGGGATAAATGGGCCTCACACGAAAAACCTCGTCAATGGGTGGAAAAGTTAATCGACTCAAAGGAAGGCGTCCTCTCTTTCCTCACCGCATGTCTTCACCGGTCTACGTCCCATGGTATGGGGGACTATGTGTCGCAGGAGCACTGGCGGATCAATCTGACGAACATCGAAGATTTCGTTCCCGTGGGAACTTTGGAAAGGAAAGTGGCGGAAATCTCACCCGACGGCCTCAGCGACAAGGAAAAGAGTGCGGTGAAGGCATTCCAAAAGGCAATCAAGCGGCGACGGGATGGAAAACCTGATGACGGTCACTGGGCTGATGACGAGGACGAGGGATGA
- a CDS encoding JAB domain-containing protein → MTPSTPESPHRDLSPRSTRRPRAAKPQTGQHVYAIPHYRVMLVKESLAHPSPVKIMDSHNAYRLLVPVFDGLDREHFLVIGLDAKHAVIGINTVSIGSVTLSIVHPREVFKPLILMNASAVILAHNHPSGDSSPSPEDRALTRRLKDGGELLGITVLDHVVLGEDRYYSFADHQEL, encoded by the coding sequence ATGACACCCTCTACTCCAGAGAGTCCACATCGTGACCTGTCTCCTCGCTCGACGAGAAGACCTCGCGCTGCCAAGCCCCAGACAGGCCAACATGTCTATGCGATTCCCCACTATCGGGTGATGCTGGTGAAGGAGAGCCTGGCGCACCCCTCACCCGTCAAGATCATGGATTCCCACAACGCGTACCGGCTGCTTGTACCGGTCTTCGATGGACTCGATCGCGAGCATTTCCTGGTCATAGGCCTTGACGCGAAGCATGCCGTCATCGGCATCAACACCGTCAGCATCGGATCGGTTACCCTCAGCATCGTCCATCCCCGCGAAGTCTTCAAGCCACTCATCCTCATGAACGCGAGTGCCGTCATCCTGGCCCACAACCATCCGAGCGGCGATTCGAGTCCGAGCCCAGAAGACCGTGCTCTGACTCGGCGACTTAAAGATGGGGGCGAGCTGCTGGGCATCACCGTGCTTGACCACGTTGTGCTGGGCGAGGACCGGTACTACAGCTTTGCAGACCACCAAGAACTGTAG